The Kiritimatiellales bacterium genome includes a window with the following:
- a CDS encoding sulfatase codes for MRILYLDIDTLRPDHLGCYGYHRNTSPNIDKIAADGVLFDHYYCSDAPCLPSRSALMSGRFGIHTGAVNHGGLCADFRPEGSERGFRSRFTQTRLPSILSKKCGLHTVYIGGFAERHSSWEFLAGFRETHDTGKGGMESAEDVSPAALDWIKRRGKEDNWYLHINYWDPHTPFRAPAEFGNPFENDPLPAWCTPEQIEHDRKLPGPHTIQDIAMYDNSTNPEFPRHPGEVRDMAEMRKLIDGYDTGIRYADEHVGKILAALEKQGVLDDLIIIVSADHGENFSELG; via the coding sequence GTGAGAATCTTATATCTGGATATTGATACACTGCGGCCGGATCATCTCGGCTGTTACGGCTACCATCGCAACACATCGCCGAATATCGATAAGATTGCAGCGGACGGTGTGCTGTTTGATCATTATTACTGTTCTGATGCGCCGTGTCTGCCGTCGCGCAGCGCGCTGATGAGCGGCCGGTTTGGAATACATACCGGCGCAGTGAATCACGGGGGACTGTGCGCTGATTTCCGTCCGGAGGGAAGTGAACGCGGTTTTCGCAGCCGGTTCACTCAAACACGGCTGCCGTCGATCCTTTCTAAAAAATGCGGTCTGCATACGGTATATATCGGCGGTTTTGCCGAACGTCATTCCTCGTGGGAATTTCTCGCCGGTTTTAGAGAAACGCACGACACCGGCAAAGGGGGTATGGAATCCGCTGAAGATGTTTCACCGGCAGCGCTCGACTGGATTAAGCGGCGCGGCAAAGAAGACAACTGGTATCTGCACATCAACTACTGGGATCCGCACACGCCGTTCCGCGCGCCGGCGGAGTTCGGCAATCCGTTCGAAAATGATCCGCTGCCGGCATGGTGCACGCCGGAGCAGATTGAACACGACCGTAAACTTCCGGGGCCGCATACCATTCAGGATATTGCGATGTATGATAATTCAACCAACCCGGAATTTCCGCGTCATCCCGGCGAAGTGCGCGACATGGCGGAAATGCGCAAGCTGATTGACGGCTACGATACCGGCATCCGTTATGCCGACGAACACGTTGGAAAAATTCTCGCCGCACTCGAAAAGCAGGGTGTGCTGGACGACCTCATCATCATTGTCAGTGCCGACCACGGGGAAAATTTCAGTGAGCTTGG
- a CDS encoding substrate-binding domain-containing protein, whose translation MAQSKVVELIQSRIQHGDYVLNDIPGERSLAEEAGVSHMTARRAVQALIQEGVLERGSTGRLFISRSAKSTERIGKQIAFLVPNFPSQNYSIIHRETEYAAQAYGMRVRLVPYVHWDDPILLNALNSFDGIVLIPLPTPMPERVRIRFEQTDRPVVAMMMDMTELGIPSLIRTPTDWMDHLLDHLLSLGHCRIDCLNTQPLGATIQARINRWMTWRQENDVDGRAYNEPVAPFEMTAGRAYDVVADLIRSGEPVMPALLCTTLTTAIGAIRAFSDIGIRVGHEIAVATVSDEGLAQWTVPRITSLEWPNVKPQLSKCMDWIAGGGGRWDGPLKMVPKEPKLFIGDSTVPETE comes from the coding sequence ATGGCACAAAGCAAGGTTGTTGAATTAATTCAATCGCGAATTCAGCATGGCGATTATGTCCTGAATGACATTCCTGGGGAACGCAGTCTGGCTGAAGAGGCCGGAGTCAGTCATATGACGGCGCGCCGGGCAGTGCAGGCATTAATTCAGGAAGGTGTTCTGGAACGCGGTTCTACGGGTCGATTATTTATTTCCCGCTCAGCAAAATCTACGGAGCGCATCGGCAAGCAAATTGCGTTTTTAGTTCCGAATTTTCCGTCGCAGAATTATTCGATAATTCACCGTGAAACGGAATATGCGGCACAGGCATACGGAATGCGCGTCCGGCTTGTTCCGTATGTACATTGGGATGATCCGATTTTGCTGAATGCATTGAATTCATTTGACGGGATTGTGCTTATTCCGCTGCCGACGCCGATGCCTGAACGGGTTCGAATACGTTTTGAGCAAACGGATCGTCCGGTTGTGGCGATGATGATGGATATGACAGAACTGGGGATTCCTTCGTTGATCCGCACTCCGACGGACTGGATGGATCATCTGCTGGATCATCTGTTAAGTTTGGGGCATTGCAGAATCGATTGTTTAAATACACAACCCCTAGGCGCGACAATTCAGGCCCGTATAAACCGGTGGATGACGTGGAGGCAGGAAAACGATGTCGACGGGCGGGCATATAATGAGCCGGTGGCTCCGTTCGAAATGACGGCAGGACGCGCTTATGATGTTGTGGCAGATTTGATTCGCAGCGGGGAGCCGGTGATGCCGGCGCTACTTTGCACTACACTGACAACCGCAATTGGAGCAATTCGTGCATTTTCAGATATTGGAATACGAGTGGGTCATGAGATTGCAGTTGCAACGGTCAGCGATGAAGGACTTGCCCAGTGGACCGTTCCGCGGATTACTTCTCTGGAATGGCCAAATGTAAAACCACAGCTTTCAAAGTGTATGGACTGGATTGCGGGCGGCGGCGGCAGATGGGACGGTCCATTGAAAATGGTTCCGAAAGAGCCGAAACTTTTCATCGGGGATTCAACAGTTCCGGAGACGGAATAA
- a CDS encoding DNRLRE domain-containing protein: protein MKRQRRVFAVFSLTVSLMAGESLAWRSTLYPDSWLPPTDGTVNFETDKLIQDFSYAGYRMGDEPVPDVVGPVYDVTLPPYGADAAGTADATTAIQKAINAAQSAGGGVVYLPAGLYRISPQDNNNYALRINASGVVLRGAGVGQTFLLNTSTNMRGKAVIQVEGPSAASLYTGGAGSAALRSDLLGPAQVLPVSSTAGFAVGQWVVVRADCTDAWITEHGETGWLGYGSSLRGPAYFRRVVAVDSAAGTLTVDAPTRYALKTRDNARVVRLSTSPVAEVGLEDFSIGNVQHPGKGWADADYDDDTKAAYDTHGSYLIRATRVRDAWIRRIETFQAAGNTFTCHLLSNGILLNDCSRVTVSEVHMQRSQYGGGGGNGYMYRLQNSCDALVTQCRSTFTRHGFVLSHMGSSGNVFHHCVDSDTGLQTGDTGSQKANGSGSDHHMHFSHSNLIDTSTGDSSWWEARYRASGSEPKHNLTSAHSVFWNIEGTGSGVSYVVRTEQSRYGYAIGTRGNRSGVERPTAGGAKCNPPDHVEGVGQGNTLEPFSLYEDQLVRRLALPEIVFPAEVVVTFPSNSVRLAAEVFAGRKPAAAGTYEIQWRHAAGAGTAVFGDADGTSPLVTFSARGTHEIELTVTTSSGRQVSERVTVTLASDPTYVLVTERLEPVADTYVRDGSYANDNYGTATMLMIKKSSTGYNRRAFLRFDLTSVTQAFVRAYLELQTGSPPSPVTAANAELRLVAADGWNEQAVTWTSQPSLGAVVISWLMSTNLLERLDVTSVALAEHAGDGLLSLALAVTSQPNSEATYSYYSREAAVGRRPRLVLEREVKAAVFDTWIAGQAGVPEGQRGALDDPDGDGLSNMEEYLFGRNPVQAEAGAAWRCAAEPEGFVLEFPQRRGLPPGFGYVIETTASLVEGEWRPAAGVTFQVDDEGGAAVRVRALVPRVGSATQGFYRLRFELGH, encoded by the coding sequence ATGAAGCGACAAAGACGAGTCTTCGCGGTCTTTTCCCTGACCGTTTCTCTCATGGCAGGCGAGAGCCTTGCCTGGCGCAGCACGTTATATCCCGACAGTTGGCTGCCGCCCACCGACGGGACAGTGAATTTTGAGACGGATAAGCTGATTCAGGATTTTTCTTACGCGGGCTACCGCATGGGCGATGAGCCGGTACCGGACGTGGTCGGACCGGTGTACGACGTGACCCTGCCGCCGTATGGCGCAGATGCCGCGGGTACGGCAGACGCAACAACGGCCATTCAAAAGGCGATCAATGCTGCACAGAGCGCGGGCGGTGGTGTGGTCTATCTGCCGGCTGGGTTGTACCGGATCAGCCCGCAGGATAACAACAATTATGCGCTGCGGATAAATGCCTCGGGTGTGGTGTTGCGCGGTGCAGGCGTGGGGCAGACCTTTCTGCTCAACACCTCCACCAACATGCGCGGCAAGGCTGTAATCCAGGTGGAAGGGCCTTCCGCGGCGAGCCTTTACACGGGTGGCGCAGGCAGTGCAGCGCTTCGCAGCGACCTGCTCGGCCCGGCGCAGGTTCTGCCGGTGAGCAGCACCGCCGGCTTCGCGGTCGGCCAATGGGTCGTCGTGCGGGCGGACTGCACGGACGCATGGATTACCGAGCACGGTGAGACGGGCTGGCTGGGCTATGGCAGCTCGTTGCGCGGCCCGGCTTATTTCCGGCGCGTGGTGGCGGTGGACAGTGCTGCGGGCACGCTGACCGTGGACGCGCCGACGCGCTATGCCCTGAAAACTCGCGACAACGCCCGGGTGGTGCGGCTGAGCACAAGCCCGGTGGCTGAGGTGGGGCTGGAGGATTTCTCCATCGGCAACGTGCAGCACCCGGGGAAAGGCTGGGCGGACGCGGACTATGATGACGACACTAAAGCCGCCTACGACACCCACGGCTCCTACCTTATCCGGGCGACGCGCGTCCGCGATGCATGGATCCGGCGCATTGAGACGTTTCAGGCTGCGGGCAACACCTTCACCTGCCACCTGCTCAGCAACGGCATCCTGCTCAACGACTGCAGCCGCGTCACCGTGAGCGAAGTCCACATGCAGCGATCGCAGTATGGCGGCGGGGGCGGCAACGGCTACATGTACCGGCTGCAGAACTCCTGCGACGCTCTCGTGACGCAATGCCGTTCCACCTTCACCCGGCACGGCTTCGTGCTCTCGCACATGGGATCGTCCGGCAACGTCTTCCACCACTGCGTTGACAGCGACACGGGGTTGCAGACAGGCGACACGGGCTCGCAGAAGGCCAACGGCAGCGGGTCAGACCACCATATGCATTTCAGCCACTCCAACCTGATCGACACCAGCACCGGGGACTCAAGCTGGTGGGAGGCGCGCTACCGGGCATCCGGAAGCGAGCCGAAGCACAACCTCACCTCTGCACACAGCGTGTTCTGGAACATAGAGGGCACCGGCAGCGGCGTCTCGTATGTGGTACGCACGGAGCAGAGCCGCTACGGTTATGCCATCGGTACGCGCGGCAACCGCAGCGGTGTGGAGAGGCCCACAGCCGGCGGAGCGAAGTGCAATCCGCCGGACCATGTCGAGGGCGTGGGGCAGGGTAATACTCTGGAGCCGTTTTCGCTGTACGAGGATCAGCTTGTCCGCCGCCTGGCCCTGCCGGAGATCGTCTTTCCGGCTGAGGTCGTTGTCACCTTCCCCTCCAACAGCGTGCGGCTCGCAGCGGAGGTTTTTGCGGGACGCAAGCCTGCGGCAGCAGGTACGTACGAGATCCAATGGCGGCATGCGGCTGGTGCAGGCACAGCAGTTTTCGGTGATGCGGACGGGACGAGTCCGCTCGTGACCTTCAGCGCGCGCGGAACACATGAGATCGAGCTGACCGTGACAACGAGCAGCGGGCGGCAGGTGTCGGAGCGGGTGACGGTGACGCTGGCATCCGACCCGACCTACGTGCTGGTGACGGAACGGCTGGAGCCGGTGGCGGACACCTATGTACGCGATGGCAGCTACGCGAACGACAATTACGGCACCGCGACTATGCTGATGATCAAGAAAAGCAGCACGGGCTATAACCGCCGGGCGTTTCTGCGCTTCGACCTGACCTCGGTTACGCAGGCGTTTGTACGGGCGTATCTCGAACTGCAAACCGGCAGCCCGCCCTCGCCCGTCACAGCGGCGAATGCTGAGTTGAGGCTGGTTGCCGCAGACGGATGGAACGAGCAGGCGGTAACGTGGACCAGCCAGCCATCACTCGGTGCGGTGGTGATCTCGTGGCTGATGTCAACCAACCTCCTTGAGCGGCTTGACGTGACATCGGTGGCGTTGGCGGAGCATGCCGGAGACGGACTGCTGAGCCTCGCGCTGGCGGTGACGAGTCAGCCGAACAGCGAGGCGACGTACTCATACTATTCGCGCGAGGCAGCGGTGGGCAGGCGTCCGCGGCTGGTGCTGGAACGCGAGGTGAAGGCGGCGGTGTTCGATACGTGGATTGCGGGACAGGCGGGTGTGCCGGAGGGGCAGCGCGGGGCGCTGGACGATCCCGATGGCGATGGACTGAGCAATATGGAGGAGTATCTGTTCGGGCGCAACCCGGTGCAGGCAGAGGCGGGCGCGGCATGGAGGTGCGCAGCGGAGCCCGAAGGGTTCGTGCTGGAGTTTCCGCAGCGGCGGGGATTGCCACCGGGGTTCGGGTATGTGATTGAGACGACGGCATCGCTCGTGGAGGGCGAGTGGCGGCCGGCGGCAGGCGTGACCTTCCAGGTGGATGATGAAGGCGGCGCGGCGGTTCGCGTGCGGGCTCTGGTGCCGCGGGTGGGGTCGGCAACGCAAGGCTTCTACCGGCTGCGGTTCGAGCTGGGACATTGA